The DNA sequence AGCTTACAGTACTCTAGATGTATACCGATACCATAATGCCTATGCTCTTTCTCGTTGTTGGCTTTTCCCTTCTGTTCGTATTCGCCCTTAGGTGTATAACTTTCAAGTATTTTGAGAAGAATTTGTGGATTAAAAGAGAGTGGAGGTTACTTGATGCTCTTTCAGAAGATTTCCGCAAAGCATATCGTACAGTGAATCAGATCAAAGAAAAGGCCAAGCAAGTGTGGGACTCCGAGCTCAATATTGGAGGAATAACTCTAACTTTGAGTGAGGCCGAGACGCGTTGGCTTAAAAAAGCAGGAAAAGTAGGCCTTTGTGCCAAAAAATGGGCTCAGGATTTGGAGAAACTACTAAAGTTGAAAAGAGATGGGGGTGTTGCAAAAAGCTTTGTTTTGGTCATCCGAAACGTAGGAGATATTTTCGAGCTTGCTTATGGGATTTTCAGAACGAAGGGAGAGATCACGATCAAGACTAAAATTTCCAATGGAATTTTCAGAACAAAGGGAGAGAAGACAATCAAAGCTGAGTTGCAGGAGGTTGTGAAAAAAATAAACTTCACTAATCACATCATAAAATCAGTTGAGGAATCCAGGACTAAACTTAGCAGACTGCAAGATCGGCCCATTGAGGAGACAGAGCATCTGGGTTATGTCCCTGCAATGCTGCATGTTGGTCCAGTGGTTCCTTTTGTCTTGGAGCGCATGATTGATGAGACTCCAAATCATTTGATACGTGGGAAAAATATGGTGAAAAAAACAAGATCCATTCTCCTACAAATGCAACTACTTGAGCCTTACATGAGAGACTTGCGAGGGATGACAATGGAAAGTAACATTGAAAAGGTTTGGGTGGAGGAAGCTATGGAAATGAATATCCAAGTACGCAATGAGATAAATGTTTTCTTACAAGAGGCCTCAAGTCAAAAACAGAACTTTTTCAGCGATTGGATTATGAGGCATAAGCTCAAGCAGATTGTGAAGCGTGTAGATAAAGAGttaactcatcttcttcagttGAAAGAGACATATGGTTTTAATTTCATCAGAAGAGTCCCGTCGAAGGGCTATGCCCGCATGATCAGGCCGCTTTCCACACAACAAAGGGGCATTAAGGTTCTTATGGATGACATTCAGAGCCAGCTGCGCATGGTCAATGAACGTAGCCAGATATCAAAAGGATTAAGAGAAGGTTTGTGTGATGAATTTGGTTCAGTTTGGAGCAAGTTGAGCAATCTAGAAGCAAATGAAGGTGCGACCAATACGAGGATGGCTTgcttcgaaatattgaagaaaatGCTGGTGAATACGCAACAATTATTGGAAGATGATCGAGAAGCAACGAATGTGTCAAGGGGAATAGCTAGTTTAAAGCTGTTGAAGTTAATGGCTCCTTATTCGGAAGAATCACGACAGACAAAGCAATTGATGGACACTGCCAAGCTTCTTAATAAATGCATACACTCATATAAAATCAAGGTGATGGATGAATCATGCTCTGTTTTCGGCCTTGAAGAAGACATACACAAACTTGTTTTGAAGCTAACTGACACTAACAACAATGATAATGCACTGATCATTTCCATAGTTGGTATGAGAGGCATAGGTAAGACTACTCTAGCTAAGATTATCTATAATCATAGATACATTATCAACCGATTCGAAGAGCGTGTTCTGGTTTCCATGCGCAAGGAGTACTACTCTGACCACAATCTACTTCTCAAAGGCGTTGCAAACCAGATCATGGGGACAAACGAAGAAAGCTCTGAAAGTCAATATTGGATTGAAAAGATAAGAAATTTCTTAAGGGTCAAGCGCTGCCTTATAGttcttgatgatctttcttccgTGGAAGCTTCGGATTATTTACTTAAAGAAGTCTTTGAATGCAGAGAAATGGCAAAAAAAGGAAGCAAGATTGTGCTCACTACACGTAGCAAAGATGTAGCTGTACTTAGTACTAGCATCCACAATCTTCGATTGAGAACTAAAGAAGAAAGTTGGGAGCTTTTCACCCAAATGATCCAATGTCCTGCTGAT is a window from the Cannabis sativa cultivar Pink pepper isolate KNU-18-1 chromosome 1, ASM2916894v1, whole genome shotgun sequence genome containing:
- the LOC115704534 gene encoding disease resistance protein RPM1 gives rise to the protein MPMLFLVVGFSLLFVFALRCITFKYFEKNLWIKREWRLLDALSEDFRKAYRTVNQIKEKAKQVWDSELNIGGITLTLSEAETRWLKKAGKVGLCAKKWAQDLEKLLKLKRDGGVAKSFVLVIRNVGDIFELAYGIFRTKGEITIKTKISNGIFRTKGEKTIKAELQEVVKKINFTNHIIKSVEESRTKLSRLQDRPIEETEHLGYVPAMLHVGPVVPFVLERMIDETPNHLIRGKNMVKKTRSILLQMQLLEPYMRDLRGMTMESNIEKVWVEEAMEMNIQVRNEINVFLQEASSQKQNFFSDWIMRHKLKQIVKRVDKELTHLLQLKETYGFNFIRRVPSKGYARMIRPLSTQQRGIKVLMDDIQSQLRMVNERSQISKGLREGLCDEFGSVWSKLSNLEANEGATNTRMACFEILKKMLVNTQQLLEDDREATNVSRGIASLKLLKLMAPYSEESRQTKQLMDTAKLLNKCIHSYKIKVMDESCSVFGLEEDIHKLVLKLTDTNNNDNALIISIVGMRGIGKTTLAKIIYNHRYIINRFEERVLVSMRKEYYSDHNLLLKGVANQIMGTNEESSESQYWIEKIRNFLRVKRCLIVLDDLSSVEASDYLLKEVFECREMAKKGSKIVLTTRSKDVAVLSTSIHNLRLRTKEESWELFTQMIQCPADPEVKSLAEKVVARTGGLPLAILRLGYLLSGKKVSCDVLSRVLVRVSQGDQNKAPWIEIRDVNKSQYLRGQPSTDFDKCLSYFELFPWDFEIPVRRLVALWVAEGLVGETIHDERAYEFVYELIDRNMIQIVKKKNNGKVKTCRFPSILREVWLQNRRQDKNSLSWSLYTSFDRQVAYHFDDKEASHDGGTHGLDSETVSKHDGYPFSIVVFDNRQGSYPGKDIRSFLIKGIQSGRFQGLVVLDLEGVCGPNLSRALKKLKKLKYLGLRRTELKTLPSSISQLVHLETLDLKHTHLEKVPSSIWKLKKLQRLYLDRSCRLHFKGIFMPNLQILSAFLDHGQGKNIALMNELHKLSNLRKLRLTLIQWTEPQQQQLATCLGKLTHLISLSLKSVDENMSPQELVLGNCLKDLTNLSKLYLSGKLIKLNSNVTELPKSLVEVTLAKSQLSGPESLVLMRKLAKLPLLNLLHFRSNVCCVPKMAFPKKGFPQLLVMKLWDLDQLVELKVEEDTMQKLRELEIRCGKLEKTIGLTHLKNLQELKLTDIGEELVQAIENDFLAANNIIYFTSIIRLIHTSSNLI